One segment of Paramormyrops kingsleyae isolate MSU_618 chromosome 8, PKINGS_0.4, whole genome shotgun sequence DNA contains the following:
- the prdm2b gene encoding PR domain zinc finger protein 2 isoform X4: MLNQSRRKLLERARARQAGLGGFRSPKQARGAKLARSEMQGSDNGIKAESEGPSPTLEMATQDSFLSAETSQYANEDTPPTTSLVEEQEEQDLEEAQQEQQVTLSESSSPAEAKPVEAEEQPCPESGCQDPEEEVAAAVEQETAPISSVLKLEPEPDYEDDSRGESHFPCQHCERHFTTKQGLERHVHIHVAATHQTHTFKCRYCSKPFGSQIGRRRHERRHENGSKKKLGSLSGTSAASPSLVTDSSSPDLIATSGQLLVTSESSSGPPESSVADKQGVEMEQRSIILDEKGELKELYPCKYCKKAFGTHTNMRRHQRRIHERHLLPKGVRRKGILLQEGQPQQPAAAPEKSPSTSPHAVYLPSGDVDDERDQDEDYMIDISSNISENLSFYIDGKILSTSTVSTCEVVEVDSNSASMLGLDAVIISSDKTSQAVKVETTTCTEKDITSAVQSAAKRRTSTPPLLPKIKTESLELDTVSSASSSSSSSASSLAGGLCPQATDTLAFQKERTVYLSPKLKQLLQTQDNQKPNLTPPEANRLVPPAMSVAVLPAASGRFKRRTSSPPTSPQLSPEQKGESGKNEGSLFSLKVPKVEGQCMSPIYPVSSKGDRDAMSPTAVDAFKVSPVDWPSTRSGGSSCNQQPLDLSGAVGKRIDGQNKGPGEAVLDLSMQRKTTSESEAKALQPLAKKRKPNTSMLEKVLMNEYASLDSSVEEVTNLTTVDTGVSSLDISCTDPENLQSESALHPPPPSLTPVIMNPPSPHTPTLASPTPPPPVLPTVPSPLPMSPSPSSQLSNSPRPRPLPVLSPETSPRPAEFILEGPSQDSGSDDSKSPPLSEVFNANADSADLTAQSVNPKVSPDVCVMHIEPMIFPDNAKPSSPESVSAEQSSSPLGFSAVDDKEASQTCSNSSVTETMELIDSASAAVQHSPMEASSDQSVVVLEETDGQEQPLSTASPHLLDPPVLVASLPESPLTPVISESPPTLVLPPPLVCSVINDETQPKDEPVDISGDHNSAATDQASDEESCELEMFCKNFICNVCENPFPSIKELSQHIMGHALEWPFKCEFCIQLFGNAADLLEHRSALHSVGRIFICCVCSKEFAFLCNLQQHQKDLHPGHDCTHTVVENGKLRPQNYTDPAKAGTEQFPSGAANDSPVDCTSLARPEALKAKDLAEEEPDDSTEELYTTIKIMASEGGKPKGPDVRLGINQHYPSFKPPPFPYHNRTPAGSVASATNFTTHNIPQTFSTAIRCTKCGKSFDNMPELHKHILACASASDKKRYTPKKNPIPLRQIAKPQNGAPSPLAAANGGLITFRRMGQPKRLTFSQESSGKVKLSALSKKKNQLVQKAISQRNKSTAKKAAHSEAEQEVHVCPHCRREFTYLGSLNKHVAVSCPMKPVSKKARKGAAEALTTQDRNTSLRRRTADVEIKQQGSDVGHKTLGKTRARSSGPADGSGAPLKPLPSKGRMAASQAPQKRLLPLQAATLSFSKKSKKSGDGQIPHPPGMSSTSSAERLVMRMQRGGKEVLVQGTGDGKQQQLQPKKDERFSMKVRERVGGPVTRSLQLANTASQMEVKAEELSSPESRETQEPLLKLAG, encoded by the exons ATGCTGAACCAGT CACGGAGGAAGCTGCTGGAGAGAGCCAGAGCCAGACAGGCTGGTTTGGGAGGATTCCGAAGCCCCAAGCAGGCGCGGGGAGCCAAGTTGGCGCGCTCAGAAATGCAAGGTTCAGATAATG GTATAAAAGCAGAAAGTGAGGGACCTTCACCCACTTTAGAGATGGCAACACAAGACAGTTTCCTGTCTGCAGAAACTTCCCAATATGCGAATGAGGATACCCCCCCAACCACCTCATTGGTGGAAGAACAGGAAGAGCAGGACTTGGAGGAAGCACAGCAAGAGCAACAGGTGACCCTAAGTGAGTCATCTTCCCCAGCTGAAGCTAAGCCAGTTGAAGCAGAGGAACAGCCATGCCCAGAGTCTGGCTGTCAGGATCCTGAAGAGGaagttgctgctgctgttgaaCAAGAAACTGCACCCATTTCTTCTGTTCTGAAACTGGAGCCAGAGCCTGACTATGAAGATGATTCCCGGGGGGAGTCACACTTTCCATGCCAGCATTGCGAACGTCATTTCACCACGAAGCAAGGCCTTGAACGCCACGTTCACATTCATGTTGCGGCAACTCACCAAACCCACACCTTCAAGTGCCGATACTGCAGTAAACCTTTCGGCTCTCAGATTGGCCGGCGGCGGCATGAACGCCGCCATGAAAATGGCTCAAAGAAAAAACTGGGCTCCCTTAGTGGAACCTCAGCTGCAAGTCCTTCATTAGTAACAGATAGTTCAAGCCCAGACCTCATTGCCACTTCTGGGCAGCTGTTGGTGACTTCAGAGAGCAGCAGTGGGCCCCCAGAAAGTTCTGTGGCTGATAAGCAAGGTGTGGAAATGGAACAGCGCTCCATCATTTTGGACGAAAAAGGAGAGCTGAAGGAGCTCTATCCTTGCAAGTATTGCAAGAAGGCTTTTGGAACCCACACTAATATGCGGCGACACCAACGCAGGATTCATGAACGCCATCTGTTGCCTAAGGGGGTCCGCAGGAAAGGTATTTTGCTGCAGGAGGGACAGCCCCAGCAACCTGCAGCAGCCCCTGAGAAATCCCCCAGCACTAGCCCACATGCTGTGTACTTGCCCAGTGGGGATGTGGATGATGAAAGAGATCAAGATGAAGATTACATGATCGACATCTCTAGTAATATATCAGAAAACCTCAGCTTCTATATCGATGGAAAAATCTTGTCCACTAGTACTGTGAGCACCTGTGAAGTGGTAGAGGTTGATTCCAACTCAGCTTCAATGTTAGGGCTTGATGCTGTGATCATTAGCTCTGATAAGACTTCCCAGGCTGTAAAAGTAGAAACCACAACTTGCACTGAAAAGGATATCACAAGTGCTGTCCAGTCAGCAGCAAAAAGGAGAACATCTACTCCACCCCTTCTTCCTAAAATAAAAACGGAATCTTTAGAATTGGATACCGTATCTTCAGCCTCTTCGTCTTCATCTTCATCAGCGTCATCTTTGGCAGGTGGGCTCTGCCCTCAAGCCACAGATACCTTAGCCTTTCAAAAGGAGCGAACAGTCTATCTCTCCCCAAAGCTGAAGCAGCTCTTACAAACTCAGGACAACCAGAAGCCCAACTTGACTCCGCCTGAAGCCAACAGGCTCGTTCCACCTGCAATGTCAGTGGCAGTGTTACCTGCAGCTTCAGGGAGGTTCAAAAGAAGAACGTCATCCCCACCAACTTCCCCACAACTCAGTCCAGAACAGAAAGGTGAAAGTGGTAAGAATGAAGGAAGCTTGTTTTCTcttaaagtaccaaaagtagAAGGCCAGTGTATGTCCCCAATTTACCCTGTGTCAAGTAAAGGGGATAGGGATGCAATGAGTCCTACAGCAGTGGATGCATTCAAAGTTTCTCCTGTCGATTGGCCTTCTACTCGAAGTGGTGGCAGCTCCTGTAACCAGCAGCCTCTGGACCTTTCTGGTGCTGTTGGCAAAAGAATCGATGGCCAGAACAAGGGACCCGGGGAAGCTGTCCTGGACCTAAGTATGCAACGGAAGACCACCTCTGAGTCTGAGGCAAAGGCTTTGCAACCGTTGGCTAAGAAGCGGAAACCCAATACCAGCATGCTGGAGAAAGTTTTAATGAATGAGTATGCCTCTTTAGACTCATCAGTAGAGGAAGTCACCAATTTAACAACTGTAGACACAGGGGTTAGCTCTCTGGACATCAGTTGCACTGATCCCGAAAACCTTCAGTCTGAATCAGCTCTTCACCCTCCCCCTCCATCATTAACACCAGTAATCATGAACCCACCATCACCTCATACTCCCACCCTAGCATCCCCTACTCCACCACCTCCAGTTCTACCAACCGTTCCTTCTCCTCTCCCTATGTCACCTTCTCCCAGTTCTCAGCTCTCCAACTCGCCAAGACCTCGCCCTCTTCCTGTTTTATCACCTGAAACATCTCCCAGACCTGCTGAATTTATCTTGGAAGGACCTTCACAAGATAGTGGCTCAGATGATAGTAAGTCACCGCCTCTTTCAGAGGTCTTTAATGCCAACGCTGACAGTGCAGACCTTACTGCCCAGTCCGTAAATCCGAAAGTTAGtccagatgtgtgtgtgatgcACATTGAACCCATGATTTTCCCTGATAATGCAAAGCCTTCCTCACCCGAAAGCGtttcagcagaacagtcatccTCTCCTCTTGGTTTTTCTGCAGTAGATGATAAGGAGGCATCACAAACTTGTAGCAATTCCAGTGTTACTGAAACAATGGAACTGATTGATTCAGCCTCTGCAGCGGTCCAGCATAGTCCTATGGAAGCTTCATCAGATCAGAGTGTCGTTGTGCTTGAGGAGACTGATGGCCAGGAACAGCCTTTATCAACAGCTTCACCTCATTTGCTTGACCCTCCTGTCCTTGTAGCTTCTTTACCAGAGTCTCCACTGACCCCTGTTATATCAGAAAGCCCTCCCACACTGGTGTTACCACCTCCTCTTGTTTGTTCTGTCATCAATGATGAAACTCAACCCAAGGATGAGCCAGTTGACATATCTGGGGATCATAACAGTGCCGCTACAGATCAGGCTTCTGATGAGGAGTCGTGTGAACTAGAGATGTTTTGCAAGAACTTTATATGTAATGTCTGTGAGAATCCTTTCCCCTCCATAAAGGAGCTCAGTCAGCATATTATGGGACATGCCCTGGAGTGGCCATTTAAATGCGAATTCTGCATTCAGCTCTTTGGAAATGCAGCGGACTTGCTGGAACACCGTTCTGCTCTTCACAGCGTTGGCAGGATCTTCATCTGCTGCGTGTGCTCCAAGGAGTTTGCCTTTTTGTGCAACCTCCAGCAGCACCAGAAGGACCTGCACCCTGGGCATGACTGCACTCACACTGTAGTAGAAAACGGCAAGCTGAGACCTCAAAACTACACGGATCCAGCCAAGGCCGGTACTGAGCAGTTCCCCTCAGGCGCAGCCAATGACTCCCCTGTTGATTGTACCTCTCTGGCACGTCCTGAAGCTCTGAAAGCCAAAGACTTGGCAGAGGAGGAGCCGGACGATTCCACTGAGGAGCTGTACACTACAATTAAGATAATGGCATCTGAAGGAGGCAAGCCCAAGGGTCCAGATGTCCGTCTTGGCATTAACCAACACTATCCCAGCTTCAAGCCTCCACCGTTTCCCTATCACAACCGCACCCCTGCAGGTTCTGTGGCCTCTGCCACCAACTTCACCACCCACAACATCCCACAGACGTTCTCCACGGCCATCCGCTGTACAAAGTGTGGCAAGAGCTTTGACAACATGCCGGAGCTGCACAAGCACATCTTGGCGTGTGCCAGTGCCAGCGACAAGAAGCGGTATACTCCCAAGAAAAACCCAATTCCTCTCCGTCAAATAGCAAAGCCTCAGAACGGTGCACCTTCACCCTTAGCGGCTGCAAATGGGGGCCTGATCACCTTCCGTAGGATGGGCCAGCCCAAGAGGCTCACCTTCAGCCAGGAGTCCTCGGGTAAAGTGAAGCTGAGCGCACTAAGCAAGAAGAAGAATCAACTGGTTCAAAAAGCTATATCCCAGCGAAATAAGTCTACTGCAAAGAAGGCCGCACATTCTGAGGCAGAGCAGGAAGTCCATGTATGTCCACATTGCAGGAGGGAATTCACGTATCTAGGTAGCCTGAACAAGCATGTAGCCGTCAGTTGTCCCATGAAACCAGTTTCCAAGAAAGCGAGAAAGGGTGCTGCAGAAGCCCtaacaacccaggacagaaaCACCAGCCTTCGTAGGAGAACAGCAGATGTCGAAATAAAGCAGCAGGGGTCGGACGTTGGGCATAAGACTTTGGGGAAAACGAGAGCCCGAAGCTCTGGGCCTGCAGATGGTTCTGGGGCACCTTTGAAACCGCTGCCTAGTAAAGGAAGAATGGCTGCCTCACAGGCACCGCAAAAGAGGCTATTGCCTCTCCAGGCTGCCACGTTGTCTTTTAGCAAGAAAAGTAAGAAGAGCGGTGATGGTCAGATTCCACATCCCCCTGGCATGTCTTCCACCAGCTCTGCCGAGCGCCTGGTCATGAGGATGCAGCGTGGGGGTAAAGAGGTCCTGGTCCAAGGTACAGGGGATGGGAAACAACAACAGCTCCAGCCTAAGAAGGATGAGCGTTTCTCTATGAAAGTTAGAGAGAGGGTAGGCGGGCCGGTCACTCGTAGCCTTCAGCTGGCCAACACCGCCAGTCAGATGGAGGTTAAGGCGGAGGAACTCTCCAGTCCGGAGTCCAGAGAGACACAG GAGCCCTTGCTGAAACTGGCAGGCTAG
- the prdm2b gene encoding PR domain zinc finger protein 2 isoform X1: protein MRSAGQTRTLRGFKCCSSGTLIQNPCDRPALSTCCRAQSGFSLKQTAMTAQGGLLETLEDVPAHVWKGLPEDMSLKRSAVNQNRIGIWASRLIPKGKRFGPFVGERKKRSQVTSNVYMWEVYFPALGWMCVDATDPTKGNWLRYVNWARSTQEQNLFPLEINRAIYYKVLKPIGPGEELLVWYNGEDNPEIAAAIEEERVSSLGKRSSPRARRARRKLLERARARQAGLGGFRSPKQARGAKLARSEMQGSDNGIKAESEGPSPTLEMATQDSFLSAETSQYANEDTPPTTSLVEEQEEQDLEEAQQEQQVTLSESSSPAEAKPVEAEEQPCPESGCQDPEEEVAAAVEQETAPISSVLKLEPEPDYEDDSRGESHFPCQHCERHFTTKQGLERHVHIHVAATHQTHTFKCRYCSKPFGSQIGRRRHERRHENGSKKKLGSLSGTSAASPSLVTDSSSPDLIATSGQLLVTSESSSGPPESSVADKQGVEMEQRSIILDEKGELKELYPCKYCKKAFGTHTNMRRHQRRIHERHLLPKGVRRKGILLQEGQPQQPAAAPEKSPSTSPHAVYLPSGDVDDERDQDEDYMIDISSNISENLSFYIDGKILSTSTVSTCEVVEVDSNSASMLGLDAVIISSDKTSQAVKVETTTCTEKDITSAVQSAAKRRTSTPPLLPKIKTESLELDTVSSASSSSSSSASSLAGGLCPQATDTLAFQKERTVYLSPKLKQLLQTQDNQKPNLTPPEANRLVPPAMSVAVLPAASGRFKRRTSSPPTSPQLSPEQKGESGKNEGSLFSLKVPKVEGQCMSPIYPVSSKGDRDAMSPTAVDAFKVSPVDWPSTRSGGSSCNQQPLDLSGAVGKRIDGQNKGPGEAVLDLSMQRKTTSESEAKALQPLAKKRKPNTSMLEKVLMNEYASLDSSVEEVTNLTTVDTGVSSLDISCTDPENLQSESALHPPPPSLTPVIMNPPSPHTPTLASPTPPPPVLPTVPSPLPMSPSPSSQLSNSPRPRPLPVLSPETSPRPAEFILEGPSQDSGSDDSKSPPLSEVFNANADSADLTAQSVNPKVSPDVCVMHIEPMIFPDNAKPSSPESVSAEQSSSPLGFSAVDDKEASQTCSNSSVTETMELIDSASAAVQHSPMEASSDQSVVVLEETDGQEQPLSTASPHLLDPPVLVASLPESPLTPVISESPPTLVLPPPLVCSVINDETQPKDEPVDISGDHNSAATDQASDEESCELEMFCKNFICNVCENPFPSIKELSQHIMGHALEWPFKCEFCIQLFGNAADLLEHRSALHSVGRIFICCVCSKEFAFLCNLQQHQKDLHPGHDCTHTVVENGKLRPQNYTDPAKAGTEQFPSGAANDSPVDCTSLARPEALKAKDLAEEEPDDSTEELYTTIKIMASEGGKPKGPDVRLGINQHYPSFKPPPFPYHNRTPAGSVASATNFTTHNIPQTFSTAIRCTKCGKSFDNMPELHKHILACASASDKKRYTPKKNPIPLRQIAKPQNGAPSPLAAANGGLITFRRMGQPKRLTFSQESSGKVKLSALSKKKNQLVQKAISQRNKSTAKKAAHSEAEQEVHVCPHCRREFTYLGSLNKHVAVSCPMKPVSKKARKGAAEALTTQDRNTSLRRRTADVEIKQQGSDVGHKTLGKTRARSSGPADGSGAPLKPLPSKGRMAASQAPQKRLLPLQAATLSFSKKSKKSGDGQIPHPPGMSSTSSAERLVMRMQRGGKEVLVQGTGDGKQQQLQPKKDERFSMKVRERVGGPVTRSLQLANTASQMEVKAEELSSPESRETQEPLLKLAG, encoded by the exons CCAATCGGACCCGGCGAAGAGTTGCTGGTCTGGTACAATGGGGAGGACAACCCCGAGATAGCTGCTGCCATCGAGGAGGAGCGAGTCAGCAGCTTGGGCAAGCGGAGTTCACCCAGAGCCAGGAGAG CACGGAGGAAGCTGCTGGAGAGAGCCAGAGCCAGACAGGCTGGTTTGGGAGGATTCCGAAGCCCCAAGCAGGCGCGGGGAGCCAAGTTGGCGCGCTCAGAAATGCAAGGTTCAGATAATG GTATAAAAGCAGAAAGTGAGGGACCTTCACCCACTTTAGAGATGGCAACACAAGACAGTTTCCTGTCTGCAGAAACTTCCCAATATGCGAATGAGGATACCCCCCCAACCACCTCATTGGTGGAAGAACAGGAAGAGCAGGACTTGGAGGAAGCACAGCAAGAGCAACAGGTGACCCTAAGTGAGTCATCTTCCCCAGCTGAAGCTAAGCCAGTTGAAGCAGAGGAACAGCCATGCCCAGAGTCTGGCTGTCAGGATCCTGAAGAGGaagttgctgctgctgttgaaCAAGAAACTGCACCCATTTCTTCTGTTCTGAAACTGGAGCCAGAGCCTGACTATGAAGATGATTCCCGGGGGGAGTCACACTTTCCATGCCAGCATTGCGAACGTCATTTCACCACGAAGCAAGGCCTTGAACGCCACGTTCACATTCATGTTGCGGCAACTCACCAAACCCACACCTTCAAGTGCCGATACTGCAGTAAACCTTTCGGCTCTCAGATTGGCCGGCGGCGGCATGAACGCCGCCATGAAAATGGCTCAAAGAAAAAACTGGGCTCCCTTAGTGGAACCTCAGCTGCAAGTCCTTCATTAGTAACAGATAGTTCAAGCCCAGACCTCATTGCCACTTCTGGGCAGCTGTTGGTGACTTCAGAGAGCAGCAGTGGGCCCCCAGAAAGTTCTGTGGCTGATAAGCAAGGTGTGGAAATGGAACAGCGCTCCATCATTTTGGACGAAAAAGGAGAGCTGAAGGAGCTCTATCCTTGCAAGTATTGCAAGAAGGCTTTTGGAACCCACACTAATATGCGGCGACACCAACGCAGGATTCATGAACGCCATCTGTTGCCTAAGGGGGTCCGCAGGAAAGGTATTTTGCTGCAGGAGGGACAGCCCCAGCAACCTGCAGCAGCCCCTGAGAAATCCCCCAGCACTAGCCCACATGCTGTGTACTTGCCCAGTGGGGATGTGGATGATGAAAGAGATCAAGATGAAGATTACATGATCGACATCTCTAGTAATATATCAGAAAACCTCAGCTTCTATATCGATGGAAAAATCTTGTCCACTAGTACTGTGAGCACCTGTGAAGTGGTAGAGGTTGATTCCAACTCAGCTTCAATGTTAGGGCTTGATGCTGTGATCATTAGCTCTGATAAGACTTCCCAGGCTGTAAAAGTAGAAACCACAACTTGCACTGAAAAGGATATCACAAGTGCTGTCCAGTCAGCAGCAAAAAGGAGAACATCTACTCCACCCCTTCTTCCTAAAATAAAAACGGAATCTTTAGAATTGGATACCGTATCTTCAGCCTCTTCGTCTTCATCTTCATCAGCGTCATCTTTGGCAGGTGGGCTCTGCCCTCAAGCCACAGATACCTTAGCCTTTCAAAAGGAGCGAACAGTCTATCTCTCCCCAAAGCTGAAGCAGCTCTTACAAACTCAGGACAACCAGAAGCCCAACTTGACTCCGCCTGAAGCCAACAGGCTCGTTCCACCTGCAATGTCAGTGGCAGTGTTACCTGCAGCTTCAGGGAGGTTCAAAAGAAGAACGTCATCCCCACCAACTTCCCCACAACTCAGTCCAGAACAGAAAGGTGAAAGTGGTAAGAATGAAGGAAGCTTGTTTTCTcttaaagtaccaaaagtagAAGGCCAGTGTATGTCCCCAATTTACCCTGTGTCAAGTAAAGGGGATAGGGATGCAATGAGTCCTACAGCAGTGGATGCATTCAAAGTTTCTCCTGTCGATTGGCCTTCTACTCGAAGTGGTGGCAGCTCCTGTAACCAGCAGCCTCTGGACCTTTCTGGTGCTGTTGGCAAAAGAATCGATGGCCAGAACAAGGGACCCGGGGAAGCTGTCCTGGACCTAAGTATGCAACGGAAGACCACCTCTGAGTCTGAGGCAAAGGCTTTGCAACCGTTGGCTAAGAAGCGGAAACCCAATACCAGCATGCTGGAGAAAGTTTTAATGAATGAGTATGCCTCTTTAGACTCATCAGTAGAGGAAGTCACCAATTTAACAACTGTAGACACAGGGGTTAGCTCTCTGGACATCAGTTGCACTGATCCCGAAAACCTTCAGTCTGAATCAGCTCTTCACCCTCCCCCTCCATCATTAACACCAGTAATCATGAACCCACCATCACCTCATACTCCCACCCTAGCATCCCCTACTCCACCACCTCCAGTTCTACCAACCGTTCCTTCTCCTCTCCCTATGTCACCTTCTCCCAGTTCTCAGCTCTCCAACTCGCCAAGACCTCGCCCTCTTCCTGTTTTATCACCTGAAACATCTCCCAGACCTGCTGAATTTATCTTGGAAGGACCTTCACAAGATAGTGGCTCAGATGATAGTAAGTCACCGCCTCTTTCAGAGGTCTTTAATGCCAACGCTGACAGTGCAGACCTTACTGCCCAGTCCGTAAATCCGAAAGTTAGtccagatgtgtgtgtgatgcACATTGAACCCATGATTTTCCCTGATAATGCAAAGCCTTCCTCACCCGAAAGCGtttcagcagaacagtcatccTCTCCTCTTGGTTTTTCTGCAGTAGATGATAAGGAGGCATCACAAACTTGTAGCAATTCCAGTGTTACTGAAACAATGGAACTGATTGATTCAGCCTCTGCAGCGGTCCAGCATAGTCCTATGGAAGCTTCATCAGATCAGAGTGTCGTTGTGCTTGAGGAGACTGATGGCCAGGAACAGCCTTTATCAACAGCTTCACCTCATTTGCTTGACCCTCCTGTCCTTGTAGCTTCTTTACCAGAGTCTCCACTGACCCCTGTTATATCAGAAAGCCCTCCCACACTGGTGTTACCACCTCCTCTTGTTTGTTCTGTCATCAATGATGAAACTCAACCCAAGGATGAGCCAGTTGACATATCTGGGGATCATAACAGTGCCGCTACAGATCAGGCTTCTGATGAGGAGTCGTGTGAACTAGAGATGTTTTGCAAGAACTTTATATGTAATGTCTGTGAGAATCCTTTCCCCTCCATAAAGGAGCTCAGTCAGCATATTATGGGACATGCCCTGGAGTGGCCATTTAAATGCGAATTCTGCATTCAGCTCTTTGGAAATGCAGCGGACTTGCTGGAACACCGTTCTGCTCTTCACAGCGTTGGCAGGATCTTCATCTGCTGCGTGTGCTCCAAGGAGTTTGCCTTTTTGTGCAACCTCCAGCAGCACCAGAAGGACCTGCACCCTGGGCATGACTGCACTCACACTGTAGTAGAAAACGGCAAGCTGAGACCTCAAAACTACACGGATCCAGCCAAGGCCGGTACTGAGCAGTTCCCCTCAGGCGCAGCCAATGACTCCCCTGTTGATTGTACCTCTCTGGCACGTCCTGAAGCTCTGAAAGCCAAAGACTTGGCAGAGGAGGAGCCGGACGATTCCACTGAGGAGCTGTACACTACAATTAAGATAATGGCATCTGAAGGAGGCAAGCCCAAGGGTCCAGATGTCCGTCTTGGCATTAACCAACACTATCCCAGCTTCAAGCCTCCACCGTTTCCCTATCACAACCGCACCCCTGCAGGTTCTGTGGCCTCTGCCACCAACTTCACCACCCACAACATCCCACAGACGTTCTCCACGGCCATCCGCTGTACAAAGTGTGGCAAGAGCTTTGACAACATGCCGGAGCTGCACAAGCACATCTTGGCGTGTGCCAGTGCCAGCGACAAGAAGCGGTATACTCCCAAGAAAAACCCAATTCCTCTCCGTCAAATAGCAAAGCCTCAGAACGGTGCACCTTCACCCTTAGCGGCTGCAAATGGGGGCCTGATCACCTTCCGTAGGATGGGCCAGCCCAAGAGGCTCACCTTCAGCCAGGAGTCCTCGGGTAAAGTGAAGCTGAGCGCACTAAGCAAGAAGAAGAATCAACTGGTTCAAAAAGCTATATCCCAGCGAAATAAGTCTACTGCAAAGAAGGCCGCACATTCTGAGGCAGAGCAGGAAGTCCATGTATGTCCACATTGCAGGAGGGAATTCACGTATCTAGGTAGCCTGAACAAGCATGTAGCCGTCAGTTGTCCCATGAAACCAGTTTCCAAGAAAGCGAGAAAGGGTGCTGCAGAAGCCCtaacaacccaggacagaaaCACCAGCCTTCGTAGGAGAACAGCAGATGTCGAAATAAAGCAGCAGGGGTCGGACGTTGGGCATAAGACTTTGGGGAAAACGAGAGCCCGAAGCTCTGGGCCTGCAGATGGTTCTGGGGCACCTTTGAAACCGCTGCCTAGTAAAGGAAGAATGGCTGCCTCACAGGCACCGCAAAAGAGGCTATTGCCTCTCCAGGCTGCCACGTTGTCTTTTAGCAAGAAAAGTAAGAAGAGCGGTGATGGTCAGATTCCACATCCCCCTGGCATGTCTTCCACCAGCTCTGCCGAGCGCCTGGTCATGAGGATGCAGCGTGGGGGTAAAGAGGTCCTGGTCCAAGGTACAGGGGATGGGAAACAACAACAGCTCCAGCCTAAGAAGGATGAGCGTTTCTCTATGAAAGTTAGAGAGAGGGTAGGCGGGCCGGTCACTCGTAGCCTTCAGCTGGCCAACACCGCCAGTCAGATGGAGGTTAAGGCGGAGGAACTCTCCAGTCCGGAGTCCAGAGAGACACAG GAGCCCTTGCTGAAACTGGCAGGCTAG